A segment of the Sphingopyxis sp. OAS728 genome:
CGCAGGATCAACGAGGGCAGCTCATCCTCGATGTACGAGCGCATCCGGTAATTCTTGGCCCAGGGCTCCTCGGTCGCATCGACATAGAAGCCCGCGCCCAGCCCGAAATCCCACGCCGCTTCGGGATCATCGGGCACCCCCTCCCCGCGCGGGCTGGTGTCGGGCGCGATGAAGATCACGCCATGTTCGGCGCAAGCGGCGCGATATTCGCCCTTCTCCATCACATTGGCGTGGGTGCAGGTCAGCCCCGACAGATACCAGAGCACCGGAAGCTTGGCGCCCGGCGCATGGTCGGGAACGAACACCGCAAAGGTCATGTCGGTGCCGGTAACGGTGCTCGCATGCTTGTACACGCCTTGCGTGCCGCCACGGCTGCGAACGGTGGAGAGGGTTTCGATAGGCATGCCGCGTTTGTGCCGCGCGCAAGCCAATGGCGCAACCCCGCCGTCCTTGCGGACGACGGGGCCGGGCGACATTTTGGGTCGATCAGATCTGGGCGAAGCCGCCGTCGACGAACAGTTCGGCGCCGTTGACGTAGCTCGACGCATCCGAGGCGAGGAACACCGCGACCTTGCCGATTTCGCGCGGATCGGCGAGGCGGCCGAGCGGGACGCCGGCGGCGAGACCGCCCTCAAGGCCTTTCCATTCCTCTTCGGTCGAGGTCAGGCCTTTGAGTCCCGGGGTCTCGGTCGCGCCCGGCGCGATCACATTGACGCGGATCTTGCGATCCTTGAGGTCGAGGATCCAGTGGCGGGCGAAGTTGCGGATCGCCGCCTTCGTCGCGCCATAGACGCTGAACGCGGGCAGCGCCTTGATCGCGCTCGTCGAGCCGGTGAGGATGATCGACGCCCCGTCGCGGAGCAGCGGCAGCGCCTTTTGCACCGTGAACAGCGTGCCCTTTACATTGAGGCCGAAGGTGCGGTCGAACTCTTCCTCGGTGATTTCTCCGAGCGGCTGGAATGCGCCGCCGCCGGCATTGGCGACGAGGATGTCGATCGGCGCGCCATGCTGCTGCACGACGTCATAGAGGCGATCGAGGTCGGCGAAGCTGGTGACGTCGCCCTGCACGCCAATGGCGCCGTGGCCGATCGCCTTGACGGCCGCGTCGAGTTCTTCCTGGCGGCGGCCGGTGACGAAAACCTTGGCGCCCTGTGCAGCGAGTTCCTGCGCGATGCCGAGGCCGATGCCGCTGTTCCCGCCGGTGACGACGGCGACTTTGCCCGTGAGATCATAGGTCATGGTCATTCTCCTTTGCGTGGGCGGCAACCGTTCGCCGTCCGATGAGGAGGAGATAGATCCGCAACGATCTGACCTGTAGCCGGCAATATTGACACTCATCGTTCCAAAGATAGAACGATGATATGCAGGACTTCAACGATCTGCGCTATTTCGATGCCGTGGTGACGAACGGAGGCTTCGCCCCCGCGGGCCGCGCGCTGCGCCTGCCCAAGTCGAAACTCAGCCGACGCATCGCCGCGCTCGAAGAGCGGCTGGGCGCGCGCCTGATCGAACGGTCATCGCGGCGCTTTCGCGTCACCGACATCGGCCTCGCCTTTCACGCGCAGGCACAGCTCGCGGTGGCCGCCGCCGAGCGGGCCGAAGCGCTGGTCGAGGCGAGCCTCAGCGAACCCCGCGGCACCGTGCGCATGTCGTGCCCGACCGGGCTCGTATCGATCGTCGCCGATCTGCTCCCCGATTTCCTCGCGCTCTATCCCAAGGGGCATGTGCAGATCGTCGCCGCCGACCGCCCGGTCGACATCATCGCCGAACGCATCGACGTCGCGCTCCGCGTGCGGGTCAAGCTCGACAGCGATGCCGCGCTGACGATGCGCACGCTTGCGCACAGCCGCCGCATCCTGATCGCCAGCCCCGCGCTTGCCAATCGCATCGCCGGCCGCGGGATCGACGTATTGGGCGAGGTGCCGACGCTGAGTTCCTCGGGCGAGGATGGCGAGGTGTTGTGGCGGCTCGAGGGGCCTGCTGGCGAGCCGCGTGACATCCGCCACACGCCGCGCCTCAGTTGCGGCGATTTCTCCGCGATCCGTAGCGCCGCGGTCGCAGGGCTCGGCGTCGCTATGCTCCCCGACCATGCCTGCGCCGGCGAGTTGCGCAGCGGCGCGCTTGTCCATGTTCTGCCCGAATGGCGGAGCGAGGACGGGATCGTCCATCTTGTCTTCACCACCCGCACCGGACTGCCGCCGCTCGTCCGCGCGTGGATCGACCATTTGGCGAAGGGCTTCAAAAACCCCGACCTGTTCGGCGAGCGTTAGGCCGGCTGGATCGGAATCGACGCCACTTGCGGCTCATGCCCCCAATGGCGCAGCAGGTCGAGGACCGCTGTGCCCGACAGGCCGAGCGTTGCGGTGTTGCGCAGCGGGTGGACATTGACCGTTTCGGCCGCAGCAAGCGCGTCGTCGAGCACCACCGTGATGCTGCCCGGCTCCGCATTGATCGCGGCGAGCGGTGTCACCGACCCGGGCGCGATGCCCAGCAATCGCTCCATATCGTCGGCCTTGCCGAAACTCACGCGCTTGCTGCCGATCGCGGCGGGCAGCGCCTTCAGGTCGACGCGCGCTTCGCCCGGGACGGTGACGAGCCAATAGGCGCCGCCATTGTCCTTGAGGAACAGGTTCTTCGTGTGCGCCCCCGGTATCGCGGCGTTCACTTCGTCGCTCTCGGCGACGGTGAACACCGCGACATGTTCATAGGCGGCGAAGGGGATGCCGAGCGCATCCAGATCGGTCAGCAATCCCGCTTCGCCGCGCATGACCGGTCCTCAGACGACGCGATGCAGCGCGCAGAGCTTGTTGCCCGACGGATCGCGCAGATAGGCGAGGTACATCGCACCGAACCCGCCTTCGCGGATGCCCGGCGGGTCTTCGATCGAGGTGCCGCCATTGGCAACGCCCGCGTCGTGCCATGCTTTCGCCTGCTCGGGACCTTCCATCGCGAAGCCGATCGTGCAGCCGTTGCCGACCGTCGCCGGCTCGCCATCGATCGGCGTACCGACAAGGAACAGCCCGCCATTGTGCATATAGATCAGGCGGCCCTTGTCGTCCTGGATCGCGGGCTTGCCGCCGATCGCCTGAAAGGTCGCGTCATAGAATTTCCGCGCGGCCTCGATGTCGTTCGCACCGACCATATTGTGACTATACATTGGCTTCCGCTCCTCCTGATTATGGTTGCGATTCGGGACCTATCTTGCCCCCGTGACTAACGGAAGACCACCGTCTTGCGTCCGTCGATCAAAACGCGCTGTTCGGCGACCCAGCGCACCGCGCGCGCCAGCACCTGCGCCTCGGTATCGCGGCCGATGCGGATCAGTTCGTCGACGCTGTCGCGATGGTCGACGCGTTCGACCGCCTGTTCGATGATCGGCCCCTCGTCGAGGTCGCTCGTCACGAAATGCGCGGTCGCGCCGATCAGCTTCACGCCGCGCTCCTGCGCGCGGTGATAGGGTTTCGCGCCCTTGAAGCCCGGCAGGAAGCTGTGGTGGATATTGATGCAGCGCCCCGACAGCTTCGCCGACAGATCCTGCGAGAGCACCTGCATATAGCGCGCGAGGACCAGATATTCGGCGCCGCCGCGCGCCATGACGTCGAGGATCGCGGCCTCCTGCGCTTCGCGGTTTGCGTCGCTCACCGGCAGGTAATGGAACGGCACGCCATGCCATTCCGAAAGCCGCCGCTGCGCCTCATGGTTCGAAACCACGCCCACGATGTCGATCGCAAGATTGCCGGTCGACCAGCGATGGAGGAGATCGTTCAGGCAATGACTGCCCTGCGACACCGCAATCACGAAGCGCGGCTTGGCGGCGCGATCGCTGATCCGCGCGTCCATGGCAAAGCGCGTGATGATCGGCGCAAAGGCTTCTTCCACCCCGGCCAGTCCCTCGGGAAAACGCTCGCCCGCGCCGCGAAACTCGACGCGCATGAAAAAGCGCCCGGAGTCGAGATCGGCATATTGCTGGCTGTCGAGGATGAAGCCGTCGCGCTCCGCCAGCAGCCCGGTCACGGCGGCCACGATGCCCACCGCGTCGACGCAGCTGAACGTCAGGACATAGGGTCCGCTCACTTCGTCACTCCCTCACCCGTCTTCCGCCAAAGCGCATGGCGGAAGAAGGGCACGGCGGGAAGGCGAAATCGTCAGAAAACGACGACGCTGCGGATGCTCTCGCCCGCGTGCATCAGGTCGAAACCCTTGTTGATCTCTTCCAGCCCCATGACGTGGGTGATCATCGGGTCGATCTCGATCTTGCCGGTCATATACATGTCGACGATCTTCGGCACGTCGGTGCGGCCCTTCGCGCCGCCGAAGGCTGTGCCGCGCCAGTTGCGTCCGGTGACCAGCTGGAACGGACGCGTCGCGATTTCCTTGCCCGCCTCGGCAACGCCGATGATGATCGAGGTGCCCCAGCCGCGGTGGCAGGCCTCCAATGCGATGCGCATCACTTCGGTATTGCCCGTCGCATCGAAGGTGTAGTCGGCGCCGCCGTCGGTCATCGCGACGATCGTCGCGACGACATCCTCGCGGCTCATGCCCTTCGAATTGAGGAAGTCGGTCATGCCGAACTTGCGGCCCCATTCCTCGCGGTCGGGGTTGATGTCGACCCCGATGATCTTGTCGGCGCCCGCCAGCCGCGCGCCCTGGATCACGTTGAGCCCGATACCGCCAAGGCCGAAGACGACGACATTGTCGCCGACCTGCACCTTCGCGGTGTTGATGACCGCGCCGACGCCGGTGGTCACGCCGCAGCCGATATAGCAGCTCGACTGGAACGGCGCGTCCTCGCGGATCTTCGCGACCGCGATCTCGGGCAGCACGGTGAAGTTCGAGAAGGTCGAGCAGCCCATATAATGAAAGATCGGCTGGCCCTTGTAGCTGAACCGCGTCGTGCCGTCGGGCATCAGCCCCTTGCCCTGCGTCGCGCGGATCGCGGTGCAGAGGTTGGTCTTGCCCGAAAGGCAGCTTTTGCACTGGCGGCATTCCGGCGTGTAGAGCGGGATCACATGGTCACCGGGCTTCACGCTGGTGACGCCCGCGCCGACCTCGCGCACCACGCCCGCGCCCTCATGCCCCAGCACGCTCGGGAAGATGCCCTCGCTGTCGAAGCCGTCGAGCGTATAGGCGTCGGTATGGCAGATGCCCGTCGCCATGATCTCGACCAGCACCTCGCCCGCCTTCGGGCCTTCGAGGTCGAGTTCGACGATTTCGAGCGGCTTTTTCGCTTCGAACGCAACGGCGGCGCGGGTCTTCATGGGAATGCTCCTCACGGAAAAATGGATTGCGCCCGCTGTACACCGATCCAAAGCGCGATAAAGGGGCCAATCGGCAATATATTATCCCAGAGGTGAGATAATGAGCGCATGGGAGGGCATCGACGAGATCGTCGCGATCGCCGACGCGGGCAGCTTCGTCGCGGCGGCGGCGCGGCTCGGCACCTCGACCTCGCACATCAGCCGCGCGGTGATCCGGCTTGAGAACCGCATCGGCGCGCAGATTTTCGTTCGCACGACGCGCCGCGTCGTCCCGACGCCCGCGGGCCGCACGCTGATCGAGCAGTTCCGCAGCCTCATCGCCGCACGCAACGACGCGCTGTCGGCGGTCAGCGACGACGGCGCGCCGCGCGGCGAGGTGCGGATGACCTGCTCGATCGCAATGGGCGAGCGCTTCGTCGCACAGATCGCGCGCGACTATGCCTTCGCCTTTCCCGACGTGACGGTGACGCTCGAACTCACCAACCGCGTCGTCGATCTGCTCGCCGAGGGCTTCGACCTCGCGATCCGCACCGGCACGCTGCCGGACTCAGGACTGGTCGCGACGCGCATCGCCTCGCGCAGCCTCTATCTCTGCGCCGCGCCCGCCTATCTCGCGCGCGCCGGGACGCCCGTATCGATCGACGACCTCGCGCGCCACGAATGCCTGCTCGGCACCGCCCCCGCCTGGCATTTCCGCGCGCAGGGCAAGGAAATCACCCACCGCCCCGCCGGCCGCTGGCGCTGCAACAGCGGCACCGCGGTCACCGAAGCCGCGCTCGCAGGCCACGGCGTCTGCCAGCTTCCCGATTTCTATGTGATGCCGCACCTGCAGAGCGGCGCGCTCGTCTCGCTCCTCGACCCGCTCCGCCCGCAAGAGGAACCGATCTGGGCAGTCTATCCGCAGCGGCGACACCTGCTGCCGAAGGTGCGGCTGCTGATCGACAAGCTGCGCGAGGAATTGCCGGGGGCTTTGTCGCGG
Coding sequences within it:
- a CDS encoding LysR family transcriptional regulator, whose product is MSAWEGIDEIVAIADAGSFVAAAARLGTSTSHISRAVIRLENRIGAQIFVRTTRRVVPTPAGRTLIEQFRSLIAARNDALSAVSDDGAPRGEVRMTCSIAMGERFVAQIARDYAFAFPDVTVTLELTNRVVDLLAEGFDLAIRTGTLPDSGLVATRIASRSLYLCAAPAYLARAGTPVSIDDLARHECLLGTAPAWHFRAQGKEITHRPAGRWRCNSGTAVTEAALAGHGVCQLPDFYVMPHLQSGALVSLLDPLRPQEEPIWAVYPQRRHLLPKVRLLIDKLREELPGALSRSGTA
- a CDS encoding VOC family protein, whose amino-acid sequence is MYSHNMVGANDIEAARKFYDATFQAIGGKPAIQDDKGRLIYMHNGGLFLVGTPIDGEPATVGNGCTIGFAMEGPEQAKAWHDAGVANGGTSIEDPPGIREGGFGAMYLAYLRDPSGNKLCALHRVV
- a CDS encoding prolyl-tRNA synthetase associated domain-containing protein, with product MRGEAGLLTDLDALGIPFAAYEHVAVFTVAESDEVNAAIPGAHTKNLFLKDNGGAYWLVTVPGEARVDLKALPAAIGSKRVSFGKADDMERLLGIAPGSVTPLAAINAEPGSITVVLDDALAAAETVNVHPLRNTATLGLSGTAVLDLLRHWGHEPQVASIPIQPA
- a CDS encoding LysR family transcriptional regulator, which encodes MQDFNDLRYFDAVVTNGGFAPAGRALRLPKSKLSRRIAALEERLGARLIERSSRRFRVTDIGLAFHAQAQLAVAAAERAEALVEASLSEPRGTVRMSCPTGLVSIVADLLPDFLALYPKGHVQIVAADRPVDIIAERIDVALRVRVKLDSDAALTMRTLAHSRRILIASPALANRIAGRGIDVLGEVPTLSSSGEDGEVLWRLEGPAGEPRDIRHTPRLSCGDFSAIRSAAVAGLGVAMLPDHACAGELRSGALVHVLPEWRSEDGIVHLVFTTRTGLPPLVRAWIDHLAKGFKNPDLFGER
- a CDS encoding S-(hydroxymethyl)glutathione dehydrogenase/class III alcohol dehydrogenase; this translates as MKTRAAVAFEAKKPLEIVELDLEGPKAGEVLVEIMATGICHTDAYTLDGFDSEGIFPSVLGHEGAGVVREVGAGVTSVKPGDHVIPLYTPECRQCKSCLSGKTNLCTAIRATQGKGLMPDGTTRFSYKGQPIFHYMGCSTFSNFTVLPEIAVAKIREDAPFQSSCYIGCGVTTGVGAVINTAKVQVGDNVVVFGLGGIGLNVIQGARLAGADKIIGVDINPDREEWGRKFGMTDFLNSKGMSREDVVATIVAMTDGGADYTFDATGNTEVMRIALEACHRGWGTSIIIGVAEAGKEIATRPFQLVTGRNWRGTAFGGAKGRTDVPKIVDMYMTGKIEIDPMITHVMGLEEINKGFDLMHAGESIRSVVVF
- the purU gene encoding formyltetrahydrofolate deformylase, producing MSGPYVLTFSCVDAVGIVAAVTGLLAERDGFILDSQQYADLDSGRFFMRVEFRGAGERFPEGLAGVEEAFAPIITRFAMDARISDRAAKPRFVIAVSQGSHCLNDLLHRWSTGNLAIDIVGVVSNHEAQRRLSEWHGVPFHYLPVSDANREAQEAAILDVMARGGAEYLVLARYMQVLSQDLSAKLSGRCINIHHSFLPGFKGAKPYHRAQERGVKLIGATAHFVTSDLDEGPIIEQAVERVDHRDSVDELIRIGRDTEAQVLARAVRWVAEQRVLIDGRKTVVFR
- a CDS encoding SDR family NAD(P)-dependent oxidoreductase; this translates as MTYDLTGKVAVVTGGNSGIGLGIAQELAAQGAKVFVTGRRQEELDAAVKAIGHGAIGVQGDVTSFADLDRLYDVVQQHGAPIDILVANAGGGAFQPLGEITEEEFDRTFGLNVKGTLFTVQKALPLLRDGASIILTGSTSAIKALPAFSVYGATKAAIRNFARHWILDLKDRKIRVNVIAPGATETPGLKGLTSTEEEWKGLEGGLAAGVPLGRLADPREIGKVAVFLASDASSYVNGAELFVDGGFAQI